A window of Blastomonas sp. SL216 contains these coding sequences:
- a CDS encoding peptide MFS transporter, with product MASGYAVSGDSKGTFLGHPKGLYVLFFAEMWERFSYYGMRALLIFYLTKHWLFSDEQSGVIYGAYTALVYITPVLGGYLADRYLGQRKAVTYGAVLLTFGHLLMGFEGTGGQDPASLSIFWLALAFIIVGSGFLKANISVIVGQLYPRTDVRRDGAYTIFYMGINLGAFLGSLACGYLGEVYDWSYGFGAAGVGMALGLIVFILGKPLLCGRGEAPDAAALAKPVLGIKLEWLLYVVGVAAVLGIWVLIQYQDVVGWLLLASGVALVGYVLLTAVTKLPREDRDRIFAAMFLILGSVLFWALFEQAGSSLNLYTDRYVDRGGVPASVFQSVNAMYIVLLAPIFATIWTLLGRKGLEPSAPAKFGLAMIQLGAGFLVLVAGAAATGPGVPTPVLFIFLIYLLHTMGELCLSPVGLSAMNRLAPAHMASLIMGTWFFASASGNFAAGLIAAATGSEKASGEGAGQQVVLDVYSQIGWIAIGVGIGVLVIAPLIKKLMHLDTLKDAEPLAGEDELAENQAAGVHPATRGA from the coding sequence ATGGCCAGCGGTTATGCCGTGAGCGGCGATTCCAAGGGCACATTCCTGGGCCATCCCAAGGGCCTGTATGTGCTGTTCTTCGCGGAAATGTGGGAACGCTTTTCCTATTACGGCATGCGCGCGCTGCTGATCTTCTACCTCACCAAGCACTGGCTGTTTTCGGACGAGCAATCGGGCGTCATCTACGGCGCGTACACCGCCTTGGTCTACATCACCCCTGTGCTCGGCGGCTATCTCGCCGACCGCTATCTCGGCCAGCGCAAGGCGGTGACCTATGGCGCGGTGCTGCTGACCTTCGGCCATCTGCTGATGGGCTTTGAAGGCACGGGCGGGCAGGATCCGGCATCGCTCAGCATTTTCTGGCTGGCGCTCGCCTTCATCATCGTCGGATCGGGCTTCCTCAAGGCCAATATCTCGGTGATCGTCGGCCAGCTCTATCCGCGCACCGATGTGCGCCGCGATGGCGCGTACACGATCTTCTACATGGGCATCAACCTCGGCGCATTTCTCGGCTCGCTGGCCTGCGGCTATCTGGGCGAGGTCTATGACTGGTCCTATGGCTTCGGCGCGGCGGGCGTCGGCATGGCGCTGGGTCTCATCGTGTTCATCCTGGGCAAGCCGCTGCTGTGCGGACGCGGCGAAGCGCCCGATGCGGCAGCGCTCGCCAAGCCTGTCCTCGGCATCAAGCTCGAATGGCTGCTTTATGTGGTCGGCGTGGCAGCCGTTCTGGGCATCTGGGTGCTGATCCAGTATCAGGACGTGGTTGGCTGGCTGCTGCTCGCCTCGGGCGTCGCGCTGGTCGGCTATGTGCTGCTCACCGCCGTGACCAAGCTGCCGCGCGAAGACCGCGACCGCATTTTCGCGGCGATGTTCCTGATCCTCGGTTCGGTGCTGTTCTGGGCGCTGTTCGAACAGGCAGGCTCCTCGCTCAACCTCTATACCGACCGCTATGTCGACCGCGGCGGCGTGCCGGCCTCGGTCTTCCAGTCGGTCAATGCGATGTACATCGTGCTGCTCGCCCCGATCTTCGCGACCATCTGGACGCTGCTGGGCCGCAAGGGGCTGGAGCCCAGTGCCCCTGCCAAGTTCGGCCTGGCGATGATCCAGCTCGGCGCGGGCTTCCTGGTTCTCGTCGCAGGCGCGGCGGCGACCGGACCCGGCGTACCGACCCCGGTGCTGTTCATCTTCCTCATCTATCTGCTCCACACCATGGGCGAACTCTGCCTTTCCCCGGTCGGCCTCAGCGCGATGAACCGGCTCGCACCCGCGCACATGGCCTCGCTGATCATGGGCACCTGGTTCTTCGCATCGGCCTCGGGCAATTTCGCCGCCGGCCTGATCGCGGCGGCCACGGGTTCGGAAAAGGCGAGCGGCGAAGGCGCGGGCCAGCAGGTGGTGCTCGACGTCTATTCGCAGATCGGCTGGATCGCGATCGGTGTCGGCATCGGCGTGCTCGTCATCGCCCCGCTGATCAAGAAGCTGATGCACCTCGACACGCTCAAGGATGCCGAGCCGCTGGCAGGCGAGGACGAACTTGCCGAAAACCAGGCGGCAGGCGTCCATCCGGCCACGCGCGGTGCCTGA